In Marinibacterium anthonyi, the DNA window ACGGCGCAGATGCTGACCAAGGCCGCCGCGATGATGATCGAAGGCTTCACCCCCGAAACCATCGGTGCACCCAAGCTTGCCCGCGTCCCGGTGAAGGCGGATCTTGAAATCGACGCGGCCGTCGACACGGCCCTTGGCGGCCTGATGGTCCCGATCGCGCATCTGCCGTCGTTCGAGGCCGCCTATGCCGCCGGCCTGACCCTGATCAACTGGGAACTGGCCGGCGAATTCGGCCAACTGGCCCGGTCGAACGCCACGCTGGGCGGGGATGTGCAGGCCCGGATCCGCAACGCGCTGGCCGTCACGCCCGCGCAGGCGGCCGAGGCCGAAGCGGTCCGCGCCCGTTTCACGGCGGAAGTCGATGCCGCGCTGGACGGTGTCGACGCGCTGGTCCTGCCGACCATGCCCTGCGTCCCGCCGACGCTGGAGAAGGCGCAGGACCTGACCGCGCTGATCCCGCTGACCATCCTGGTGCGGCCCTTCAACCTGTCCGGCCACCCCGCCGTCACCCTGCCGCTGCGCACCGCAGGGGGCCTGCCCGCCGGTCTGCAACTGGTGGCGCGCAAGGGGGGCGAGGCGACGCTGTGCGCCCTGGCCGAGGCGCTGGCCGACCGGCTGGCGCCCGTCGCAGCGCCCTTGACAGTGCCCGTGAATATCCCGGAGGAGACCCGATGACCCGACCCGAACCCGACCTGGCCCGCCAGGCGTCCGACGCGGCGCTGGCCGATCTCTGCACCCGGATCCGCGCGCGTCGCGCCGAATTCGACACCCTGCGCCACATCCCCATGGATATCGTGGACGGCTTCAAGCAGATCGGCATCTACCGCGCCTTCGTCCCGGAACGGTTCGGCGGTGACGCGATCACGCCGATGGACTTCCTGCAGATGATCGAAACGCTGTCGGCCGCCGATGCCTCCGCCGGGTGGGTGGCCAGCTTTGGCGTGTCGTCCACCTACCTCGCGGCGCTGCCCGAAGACACGTTCGCCGGGATCTACACCGCCAACCCTGACACGGTGTTCGCCGGCGGCCTGTTTCCGCCGCAGCCCGCTGCCCGTGTCGAGGGCGGGATCGAGGTGTCGGGCCGCTGGTCGTGGTGTTCGGGGTCGATGGGGGCCGATCTGCTGGGCGGCGGCATCAAGCTGGAAGGCGAGGGGTCGCCCTTGCCGCGCACCGCCGTCATGCCCCGCGCCAAGGTCGCCATAGACGAAACCTGGGACACCATCGGCCTGCGCGGCACCGGCAGCCATGACCTGGTCGCCGACAAGGTGGTTGTGCCCGAGGACTGGACCTTCATTCGCGGGTCGAAATCCAGGATGGACGACGCGATCTTCCGCTACCCGGCGATGGCGCTCGCCGCGCAGGTTCTGGCCGTCGTGGCCCTTGGCACCGCGCGCGAGGCGCTGGATTACATCAAGTCCGACGCCGCGCAGAAAGCATCGATCACCGGCGCCCCGAACCCCGGCGCACGGCCGTATGTCCAGAACCACCTGGCCCGCGCCGAAGCCACGCTCGCCGGGGCCCGTGCCCAGTTCTACGACGTGACCGCCCGGGCCTGGGACGAACTGCAACATCAGCCCGAAGTCACCCGCGACACCCATGTGCAGCTGCGCCTGGCCTCCACCATGGCCGCCCACGACGGGGCCGAGGCCGCGCGCCAGGCCTTCCTGATGGGGGGCGCCAG includes these proteins:
- the hsaA_1 gene encoding Flavin-dependent monooxygenase, oxygenase subunit HsaA; protein product: MTRPEPDLARQASDAALADLCTRIRARRAEFDTLRHIPMDIVDGFKQIGIYRAFVPERFGGDAITPMDFLQMIETLSAADASAGWVASFGVSSTYLAALPEDTFAGIYTANPDTVFAGGLFPPQPAARVEGGIEVSGRWSWCSGSMGADLLGGGIKLEGEGSPLPRTAVMPRAKVAIDETWDTIGLRGTGSHDLVADKVVVPEDWTFIRGSKSRMDDAIFRYPAMALAAQVLAVVALGTAREALDYIKSDAAQKASITGAPNPGARPYVQNHLARAEATLAGARAQFYDVTARAWDELQHQPEVTRDTHVQLRLASTMAAHDGAEAARQAFLMGGASAMMAGHPLGRLMVDAACVAQHAFMGEGTWTAAGAAMFGEQTPPGFP
- the gatA_11 gene encoding Glutamyl-tRNA(Gln) amidotransferase subunit A, coding for MSTPASAIVTRPLSLSLTPGGDGPRVLVKECLGVEGVTTRCGCAAFADAPAETAHSAIVARLIAEGARVEGLVTMHELAFGVSGLNAYAGTAPNPGWPDRIPGGSSSGSAAAVAAGLCDFAVGTDTGGSVRQPACCCGVFGLKPTFGAIDRRGAIPRASSLDVIGPFAATAQMLTKAAAMMIEGFTPETIGAPKLARVPVKADLEIDAAVDTALGGLMVPIAHLPSFEAAYAAGLTLINWELAGEFGQLARSNATLGGDVQARIRNALAVTPAQAAEAEAVRARFTAEVDAALDGVDALVLPTMPCVPPTLEKAQDLTALIPLTILVRPFNLSGHPAVTLPLRTAGGLPAGLQLVARKGGEATLCALAEALADRLAPVAAPLTVPVNIPEETR